A DNA window from Niabella yanshanensis contains the following coding sequences:
- a CDS encoding TrlF family AAA-like ATPase, which yields MQDLIHGAKWWKFDFHNHTPKSNDFGKGDAGHMAITPENWLLMYMNAGIDCVAITDHNSGEWIDTLKSALAEMENADPKPTGYRKLFLFPGVEISASGNIHILTLFDPSAGTANVQALLGAVRFPAAHIGTTDAVSPDSVEDVINAIHAAGAIAIPAHVDKASGVFTLTGHTFTQAIKTEGLLAIEVIDKTIDKPELYIQAKLHLAEIIGTDSHIAAQVGTNYTWVKMGEPSLDALKLALHDKEDGIIRKDEIAIDPNTISNRYFIKSITVSSGFKAGNGTPLKTELSPWLTSIIGGRGSGKSTVINYLRIALARIEEMPVEVQAEFDKFNQIGRKNGTGMLRNETSIEVEVFKDGKLHLIKWNSSIHTLQEWNTTSGNWDAATTVSNIQELFPIQIFSQKELYALTGNPSKLIELIDSQFDKPTWTEVKDNLVNRWIAERATRRQLRFAISEESNIRAQLGSVNNKISLYESSAYRDTLNNFNKLTATNKFFTDTSETVSQFISQLEELERAVPNIEAPEGINDVVVDNSLQFIEAMNIALAAVKAKLAEAILLITPYKENLSEQFNTLPWFGQFEAAKQAYASIAGSIQELGTESYETLIQRRATLNDKLSLIENQKLELATLNASLEFLYTSIIEKEKELRIKRKEVIDRWKAIDDTNNPFLIIELQPMADTENADETFRELLRKSGGEFSNDIYGYSEDDGNSWGVISRIISEEETTRWEKRKRELEEFLSATESDKKTLDLRLARHLDYLKQNTPEDIDRLLVWVPEDKLVLKFRKQGREEDIQAGSAGERTAGMLGLLLALNDIPLIIDQPEDDLDTKLISNFVVEGFKKLKQKRQLVIVTHNPNLAVNANSDNVVHMDFVSGQVVKAGNNALQDKQIRNAVCEVMEGGRDALDKRYYRISKALK from the coding sequence ATGCAAGACCTTATACATGGAGCAAAATGGTGGAAGTTCGATTTTCACAATCACACTCCAAAGTCAAACGACTTTGGAAAAGGTGACGCTGGTCACATGGCAATCACACCAGAGAACTGGTTGCTTATGTATATGAACGCAGGCATTGACTGTGTTGCAATTACAGACCATAATTCAGGAGAATGGATTGACACTTTGAAATCAGCCTTGGCAGAAATGGAAAATGCAGACCCTAAACCAACAGGTTACAGAAAATTATTTCTATTCCCTGGAGTTGAAATTTCTGCATCGGGAAACATTCACATTTTAACATTGTTTGATCCAAGTGCAGGAACGGCAAATGTGCAAGCCCTTTTAGGTGCCGTAAGATTTCCAGCAGCACACATCGGAACAACAGATGCAGTTTCTCCAGACAGCGTTGAGGATGTAATCAATGCAATTCATGCCGCAGGTGCAATCGCAATACCTGCCCATGTGGATAAAGCAAGTGGAGTATTCACACTGACAGGTCATACATTCACACAGGCAATAAAGACTGAAGGACTACTTGCTATCGAAGTTATTGATAAAACGATAGACAAACCCGAACTCTACATACAAGCCAAGTTACACTTAGCGGAAATAATTGGAACAGACAGCCACATTGCAGCACAAGTTGGAACAAATTACACTTGGGTCAAAATGGGAGAACCTTCTTTAGATGCTCTCAAACTTGCATTGCATGACAAAGAGGACGGAATAATTCGTAAGGATGAAATTGCCATTGACCCGAACACAATTTCAAATCGTTACTTCATAAAATCAATTACCGTTTCAAGTGGGTTCAAAGCAGGAAATGGCACACCACTTAAAACAGAGTTGAGCCCTTGGCTGACTTCCATAATTGGTGGAAGGGGATCAGGTAAATCAACCGTTATTAATTATTTGCGAATTGCATTAGCAAGGATTGAAGAAATGCCTGTTGAAGTTCAAGCGGAGTTTGATAAGTTCAATCAAATCGGCAGAAAGAATGGAACTGGAATGCTAAGAAATGAAACATCAATTGAAGTAGAAGTTTTTAAAGATGGGAAACTCCACCTGATAAAATGGAACAGTTCAATTCACACACTACAAGAGTGGAATACTACATCAGGAAATTGGGATGCAGCAACAACAGTTTCAAACATTCAAGAGCTTTTTCCGATTCAGATTTTCAGTCAGAAAGAACTTTATGCTTTAACGGGCAATCCATCTAAACTAATTGAGTTGATTGATTCGCAGTTTGACAAACCCACTTGGACTGAGGTAAAAGATAATTTAGTAAACAGGTGGATAGCAGAAAGAGCAACAAGACGACAACTTCGCTTTGCCATTTCAGAAGAATCAAATATAAGAGCACAACTTGGTTCCGTAAATAATAAAATTTCATTGTATGAAAGTTCTGCTTACAGAGACACTTTAAATAACTTCAATAAACTAACTGCAACCAATAAATTTTTTACAGACACCAGTGAGACTGTTTCGCAGTTCATTTCTCAATTAGAAGAACTGGAACGAGCAGTTCCAAACATTGAAGCCCCTGAAGGCATAAATGATGTTGTGGTTGATAATTCATTGCAATTTATTGAAGCGATGAATATTGCTTTGGCAGCAGTAAAAGCAAAACTTGCAGAAGCAATTTTACTTATTACACCGTACAAAGAAAATCTATCTGAACAGTTCAACACCCTTCCTTGGTTTGGACAATTTGAAGCAGCCAAACAAGCGTATGCTAGCATAGCAGGCAGCATTCAGGAGTTAGGAACGGAATCGTATGAAACGTTAATTCAAAGAAGAGCAACACTGAATGATAAACTTTCTTTAATTGAAAATCAGAAATTGGAGCTTGCTACTTTGAATGCAAGCCTTGAATTTCTTTACACTTCAATCATTGAAAAGGAAAAAGAATTAAGAATAAAACGAAAAGAAGTAATTGACCGATGGAAAGCAATTGACGATACAAACAATCCTTTTCTTATTATTGAACTGCAGCCAATGGCTGATACAGAAAATGCAGACGAAACATTCAGAGAACTGCTAAGAAAATCCGGCGGAGAATTTTCAAATGACATTTACGGGTATAGTGAAGATGACGGAAACAGTTGGGGAGTAATTTCAAGAATTATTAGCGAAGAAGAAACAACAAGATGGGAAAAAAGGAAAAGGGAATTGGAAGAATTTCTTTCGGCGACTGAATCGGATAAGAAAACTCTTGATTTGCGTTTAGCAAGGCATCTTGATTATCTCAAACAAAATACTCCTGAGGATATCGACCGACTGCTTGTGTGGGTTCCAGAGGACAAACTTGTTCTAAAATTCAGGAAACAAGGTAGGGAAGAAGATATTCAAGCAGGTTCAGCGGGGGAGAGAACAGCAGGAATGTTAGGGCTACTATTGGCCCTAAATGACATTCCGTTAATTATTGACCAGCCAGAAGATGATTTAGACACAAAGCTCATTTCAAATTTTGTTGTTGAAGGGTTCAAAAAATTGAAACAAAAAAGACAGTTAGTTATTGTAACGCACAATCCTAACCTTGCTGTCAATGCAAATTCCGACAATGTTGTTCATATGGATTTTGTTTCGGGTCAGGTAGTCAAAGCAGGTAACAATGCTTTACAAGACAAGCAAATTAGAAATGCAGTGTGTGAAGTTATGGAAGGTGGTAGAGATGCGTTAGATAAAAGATATTATAGAATTTCAAAAGCGCTAAAGTAG
- a CDS encoding helix-turn-helix domain-containing protein, translating into MTKLGLFLSQRSVNKSEAARKAGLSKARMNELTLNDRSHLRAEELYLIALAIGVDPGNLLEYVCADLNPAEQLSLAADEETPYETEKKKKKRK; encoded by the coding sequence ATGACTAAATTAGGATTGTTTTTGTCGCAGCGTTCTGTAAACAAGTCGGAAGCAGCACGCAAAGCCGGGTTATCCAAGGCCCGCATGAACGAACTAACGCTGAATGATCGCAGTCATTTACGGGCGGAGGAATTGTATTTGATAGCATTGGCTATTGGTGTTGATCCCGGCAATTTGCTGGAGTATGTTTGTGCCGACCTGAACCCTGCCGAGCAGTTATCCCTTGCTGCGGATGAGGAAACGCCTTACGAAACAGAAAAGAAAAAGAAGAAACGTAAATAG
- a CDS encoding XRE family transcriptional regulator: MSQYRNSDLLTGIAVVAKQLREARSPAPSQEEVMTEIKIKTNISIGSLSLLCDYYNISLSEFMKKVELEVQRLKRKRK, translated from the coding sequence ATGTCACAATATAGAAATAGCGATTTATTAACCGGAATAGCTGTTGTTGCCAAGCAACTGAGAGAAGCGCGTAGCCCCGCTCCAAGTCAGGAAGAGGTAATGACCGAGATAAAAATCAAGACCAATATTTCTATCGGCAGCCTTAGCCTCTTGTGCGACTATTATAATATTTCACTCTCTGAGTTTATGAAGAAGGTAGAACTGGAAGTTCAGAGGTTAAAAAGGAAGAGGAAATAA